Within Dysgonomonas mossii, the genomic segment CTTCTCCTGCCTCTGTTATTCCTACAAGTCATTACTTATCAGCATCTGTTTATGGAGCGGGTAATGCATGGCCTTTAAGTACTATATCTCCAACATTCTTCATTTTTAATACACAAGGAACAACTCCGGCAGCATTTGCCAGTGATGCAACAAAAAAAGAAGATTATTTCGGAAGTACGGCATTAGTAAGCTTAAAGATTCCGGTAGAATGGATTCTTGATGGTGTAGAAATAAAAGGACAAGGAGTTGACGGCGTTAAGCGACTAACCTCTACCGTTGATGCGGGCTATGTAACAATGATTAATGGTTTTGGGTACTCAATATACCGTAATGTAGATAAAGAAGCAACGGAAGCAGTTGAAAGTAATGCAGGGAAATTGGTTTATAATTATTCATTGGGAACAACTGATCAACAAGATGGAACAACTGATCCAAGTACAATCGATGCCGAAGCTTCAATTAAAAATGGTGCGCGCATTATATATAAAGATACCAATAATTCAACAAACGACTTTCATCAACGTAAGAAAGCTTCGCTGAAAGATTAATACACAAAAAATAATGGCTAAAAAAGTACATAATATAACGATTCTTTTGCTTCTGGTTGGATTTTGTATACCCAAAAAGCTAATTGCGCAATACGAAAAAACAGGATGGGAAAGTTATGAGTATGTACAAGAATCAAATCCCTGGCTGTATTCTGATAATGCAGCCGGGCTTCATTCTATTACTATCGACAATCTTTCTTATGCAGAAGCTTATTTTAATAAGAAAAATGGTAAGTTAAGAAACTACTTTCAGTCTGATAAAAGTTTCCAATCTGGAGCAGATGTGAAATCTTTATATCGATTAAATTCCAAAACAGTATTTTATGGGAATGTAAATTATAGTCATTTTGAAGGCAAAAATATGGGGGGAGCTACCTTTATTGATCCTTATGTAAGCCCATTCAACATAGTGGAATATGCAGATAGTACGCAGGGGAAAAAAGCGTTGGATATATATCATCTGACAGGGGCATTTAGTACGGAACTTGCCAGAGGATTTAATGTAGGAACAAAATTAGATTATAAAACTTCTAATTATGCCAAATTTAAAGATCTTCGTCATGAAAACAGAGAAATAGACTTGATACTCACATTAGGAGCTGCTTACCGGATATCTCCATTTTGGGAAGCTGGTATTAATTATACATATCGACGTAGGATCGAAGAAATACGTTTTCAATCATATGGGAATACCGATCAACAGTTTAACTCATTGATAGACTTTGGTGTTTTTTATGGGCATCAGGTACGATTCAGTAAAAGTGATGGTTATACAGAGGCTAATACTTTCAAACCTCTATTTGAAGAGTTTCAAGGAGCATCCCTTCAATTAAATTTTACATTATCTCCTAACATGTTATTTTTTAATGAATTGACTTTGAAGTGGAGAGACGGATATTATGGTAAGCGTGGCACATCGTCTGTCGTATATACAGAACATACTTCTAAAATAAATGAGTATCGGGCAAATTTGACATTGCTAAATAGTAACGATCGCCACATACTTTCATTTAATATAAGTAGAGAATTGCTCAAGAACTATGAAAATTCACATCAAGATACTACGCTACCCAATGGAACTACCTTGATTGACTATTCGAGCCAAGAAGAAATGTTGAATAAAACAATCTGGGAATTTAGTGCTGGGTATACCGCATATCTTGGCGTAAAAGATTATTCTCCTATATGGATATTGAAGATTAATGGAGAAGCAAATAATATGAAGCAAACTGTTTCTATTTATCCGAATTACCGCAAACAAGATATAAATCAATGGAATGTAGGGATGTCCGCCAGTCGTAATATTATAAAATCATTAAATCAGTATAGTTTAACTCTTGGATTCGGTTATATTTCAGGAGGAGGTAACGAAAAGAAGGATGGAACTTATGATTCTTCCACTCAGGGATCTACCTCTGTTAGTTTAGATCGTTATATCTACCGGGAATTCGAATATCTGACGACAGACCGTGTCCGAGGAAATGTAACCTTTCGTTATTCAAGACTATTTCCAGGCAAGATAAAAGGGTATGCACAATTTAATTATGCTTTGACAAATGCCTTTTCTACCAAATACATTGGTAAAACTTTTAATGAGCTCGCTCTATCGGTAGGAGTTGGCTTTTAATAAATAGAATAAGGAATCACTAAGAACAACTATCATAAAAGAACCAATTATGGATACAATTATTCAGTGTGACAAAATAACACACTATTATGGGACAAAACTTATCTACCAAGACTTGAGTTTTGAAGTCAAGAAAGGTAAGATATTAGGATTGCTCGGAAAAAATGGAACGGGAAAGACCACAATTATAAATATCCTCAACGGATATCTACGCCCACAAGCAGGTGTGTGTCGAATTTTTGGTGAAGAAATGGATCACTTTACGCCACAGACCAAAGCTCGTATAGGTCTTTTGCTCGAAGGACATATACAGCATACGTATTTTAATGTTGTACAAATAGAGAAATTCTATAGTAGTTTTTTCCCAAATTGGAACAGAGATGCGTATTATGAATTGCTGAAAAAACTACAGGTAACTAAAACTCAGAAGATAAGTACGATGTCTTGCGGGCAACGTTCACAAGTAGCTCTCGGATTACTATTTGCGCAAAACCCCGATTTGCTGATTCTCGACGATTTCTCTATGGGATTAGATCCCGGCTATCGCCGCTTGTTCATCGAATATCTGAAAGAATATGCGACAGCCGAAGATAAAACAATTTTCCTTACATCCCATATAATACAAGATATGGAAATGCTTATCGATGATTGTATTATTCTCGATTATGGTAAAATATTACTTCACCAACCTACAAGTTACATCATAAATAAATTTAAACGCTATCGCTTTACAGCCAAGACTGAAGAGATAGGTGTTGTAGATGGATTATGGAATACAGAAAAGATCGGATTGGTTTGGGAAACTTATTCCTTTGACGGAATAGAAGCTGTGAATCAAAAACTAGCTCCTTTTGCTGTTGCTGAGGTAAAAGAGGAAGCATTGACATTAGAGGACGCTTTTATAGGTTTGACAGGTAAATATTAATAAGAAAAAGAATATAATAGATATGATACAAGCTCTTTTATTTAAAGAATGGATTAAAACCCGACGTGTGGTTACCTTAATTGGAATTATCTTCGTTGCTCTGATTATTTACACACTGATAAACACAGGACAACAATTTCGTCTTGGAGGCGCTGTACAAATTTGGTCAACAGTGATACTTAAAGATATGCCTATTCTCCCCGGATTTACACAATGGATTCCTCTTTTGGCTGGTCTTTTATTAGGTGTTTCTCAATTTGCCCCTGAAATGCATGACAAGCGTCTTAAATTGACTTTGCATTTACCTATGTTAGAAACAAAAATTATGTCTGTCTTACTCTTTTTTGGAATAGGCATCTTATTGTTTATCTTTTTGTTAAGCTATCTAGTCTTATCGTTTTCTTTTTTTTTCTATTATCCTTCAGAAATTATAAAAGCAATGATATGGGGAAACCTACCATATTTGTTTGCTGGTGTTTTTGGATACTTACTTGCTGCATGGATAAGCCTTGAACCCGTATGGCGTCAACGAATAGGATATACATTGGCCTCTATTGGCTTTCTTTCCTTCCTATTCATCCGCTCCGTTTCAGGAGCCTATATACCATTTATGCCATATCTTGTAGTTTTAATGGTTCTTTGCTTTTTCTTTCCCTTCTATTCTATGTATCGGTTTAAAGATGGGGCACAATAACGGAATATTAATTGATAGAAAGTTACAGAAATGAAGTTTAAAAATATTATTTATATAATTATACTCCTGTTCATGACCTTAATAGGAATGTGGGCAATTCCTGCTTTGGTAAATAAAGCAACATATAACTCAGACCAATATCCTTTTGCCTATTACAGTACAATACTGAAAGATATTGGCTTAATAGATTACAAAAATAAAAAGTTCCCGATGGAAGATTTGAAGGGGAACAAATATAATACAGCGCAGTTCGACTCCCTGATGCCAATGTTGAATTATCGTCAGTTGATGACTGATGGGAAATTGCCGGATAGTATCAATGGGCAAAAAATAACCCCGCAGTTACTCCGATCTAAATCTGTTGTTTATAAATACAAGCCTTCAGATATAAATACTCCTGTCAATGGGCTTTATATTTTATTAGAAACTATGCCTAAGCGTGTAGGATTAGAAATTCCGAACGATGTGTTTCGTCTTAAAAATAACATTGAGTTTATAGATGCGCAAACCAATACATTGGAAGTTGAAAAAAGTAGGCTTTTTCAACAGGCTCTCGACAAAGAAGGGTTTCAGTATCCCGCTCAATGGCTTATAGGAAATCCAAATCCACGTAAGCCTTACGATGAAGGATATTTTGTGTTGGATGCTAACAATCAATTATTCCATATGAAGATGGTTAACAACCGTCCTTATATAAAGAATACAAAAATAGGTGAAAAGATACAGGCTTCATATTTCTCGATGCTGGAAGTTGCCGATAAAAGATTCTATGGGTTTCTTTTCAGCAAACAAGGCGAACTATTTATTATCGAAAATGATGGAGCTAATTATAAGACGGTTAAATTGGATATCGATCCGATAGATATGCAAAAAGACGAAGTTATTTTGATGGGTAATATGTTTGATTGGACTGTCTCCGTCGTGACACCTTTTGCTAAAAAGATTTATGCATTAGATGCCGAAACCCTAAAAAGAATTGGAGAGCATACTATTGACCGTACGCCCGGTAGGTGGGATGCTGTTTCTAAATGGACATTTCCTGTATATTTAACTCTCGAAAAATCAGAGACTAGCTATATACAACCCTATTTTCACTATATAGGGATTTATGGCTTTGCAGTAAATCTAATTATAGCATTCTTGACAGTTATTTTTATAACGCGTTCACCTAAAAGGAAGATTTTTAATGGAATATATATCTTTTTAACTGGTATAGCTGGCTTAGTAGCTTTGTTAATCTTGCCTAATTCAAAAAATAAATAAAGTGTATATGAAAAAAATTATGTTATTAGCCTATATGGCTATTTGTTTAGTTTCTTGCACAAGCAAGAGTACAGATAATAAAGAAAATGATACAGATTCGACATCTGTAGCTCAAGTATCGGGTCTTGCCATGTATCCATTAGATAGCTTATTGGCTGAGGCAGACCAATTAGTAAATAAAAAAGTAATAGTTAAAGGTAGTGTAACACACACATGTAAGCATTCG encodes:
- a CDS encoding DUF6850 family outer membrane beta-barrel protein, giving the protein MAKKVHNITILLLLVGFCIPKKLIAQYEKTGWESYEYVQESNPWLYSDNAAGLHSITIDNLSYAEAYFNKKNGKLRNYFQSDKSFQSGADVKSLYRLNSKTVFYGNVNYSHFEGKNMGGATFIDPYVSPFNIVEYADSTQGKKALDIYHLTGAFSTELARGFNVGTKLDYKTSNYAKFKDLRHENREIDLILTLGAAYRISPFWEAGINYTYRRRIEEIRFQSYGNTDQQFNSLIDFGVFYGHQVRFSKSDGYTEANTFKPLFEEFQGASLQLNFTLSPNMLFFNELTLKWRDGYYGKRGTSSVVYTEHTSKINEYRANLTLLNSNDRHILSFNISRELLKNYENSHQDTTLPNGTTLIDYSSQEEMLNKTIWEFSAGYTAYLGVKDYSPIWILKINGEANNMKQTVSIYPNYRKQDINQWNVGMSASRNIIKSLNQYSLTLGFGYISGGGNEKKDGTYDSSTQGSTSVSLDRYIYREFEYLTTDRVRGNVTFRYSRLFPGKIKGYAQFNYALTNAFSTKYIGKTFNELALSVGVGF
- a CDS encoding ABC transporter ATP-binding protein; its protein translation is MDTIIQCDKITHYYGTKLIYQDLSFEVKKGKILGLLGKNGTGKTTIINILNGYLRPQAGVCRIFGEEMDHFTPQTKARIGLLLEGHIQHTYFNVVQIEKFYSSFFPNWNRDAYYELLKKLQVTKTQKISTMSCGQRSQVALGLLFAQNPDLLILDDFSMGLDPGYRRLFIEYLKEYATAEDKTIFLTSHIIQDMEMLIDDCIILDYGKILLHQPTSYIINKFKRYRFTAKTEEIGVVDGLWNTEKIGLVWETYSFDGIEAVNQKLAPFAVAEVKEEALTLEDAFIGLTGKY
- a CDS encoding DUF4857 domain-containing protein translates to MTLIGMWAIPALVNKATYNSDQYPFAYYSTILKDIGLIDYKNKKFPMEDLKGNKYNTAQFDSLMPMLNYRQLMTDGKLPDSINGQKITPQLLRSKSVVYKYKPSDINTPVNGLYILLETMPKRVGLEIPNDVFRLKNNIEFIDAQTNTLEVEKSRLFQQALDKEGFQYPAQWLIGNPNPRKPYDEGYFVLDANNQLFHMKMVNNRPYIKNTKIGEKIQASYFSMLEVADKRFYGFLFSKQGELFIIENDGANYKTVKLDIDPIDMQKDEVILMGNMFDWTVSVVTPFAKKIYALDAETLKRIGEHTIDRTPGRWDAVSKWTFPVYLTLEKSETSYIQPYFHYIGIYGFAVNLIIAFLTVIFITRSPKRKIFNGIYIFLTGIAGLVALLILPNSKNK